In Roseiconus lacunae, a genomic segment contains:
- a CDS encoding NAD(P)/FAD-dependent oxidoreductase, translated as MNDTHESESLPHVVILGGGFAGLAVAQQLKRTDVRITLVDRRNFHLFQPLLYQVATGELSPANIASPLRAILERNKNVEVLLSEIERLDLENRRVCLSDAELSFDYLVVATGSTHHYFGNEHWRQFAPGLKTVEDATEIRAKILEAFEAAELEDDPNVINALLTFVIVGGGPTGCELAGALAEVAHRTLKHEFRKIDPAQAKVMLVEPSAAPLHFYPSPLPTKAAEALSGLGVDVVTGYHVTDVDDCSVTLKASHDASTRTIQTRTVIWAAGVKASPLGEQLCQQAELSPARGGRVPVQSDCSIEGNERVFVCGDLAKFDDPEKGDLPGLAPVASQMGRHAAKCVQADLKGKPRKPFRYFDKGSLAVIGRLHAVGSIGRFKLHGFVAWSIWLMIHLMYITRFRNRVLVLVQWGWAFFTRDRSARLITGPSRIHSQTSPSEQARSA; from the coding sequence ATGAACGACACCCACGAAAGCGAATCCCTGCCTCATGTCGTGATACTCGGTGGCGGATTTGCCGGGCTTGCGGTCGCCCAACAGCTCAAGCGGACCGATGTAAGGATTACCCTGGTCGATCGGCGTAACTTTCACCTTTTTCAACCGCTGCTCTATCAAGTTGCAACCGGCGAGCTTTCGCCCGCGAATATCGCCAGTCCGTTGCGGGCGATTTTGGAACGAAACAAAAACGTGGAGGTACTGCTGAGCGAAATCGAGCGGCTGGATCTGGAGAACCGGCGGGTGTGTTTGAGTGACGCCGAACTCTCGTTCGACTATTTGGTGGTTGCGACCGGATCGACGCATCATTACTTCGGCAATGAGCATTGGCGGCAATTCGCGCCCGGCTTGAAAACGGTAGAGGATGCGACAGAGATTCGAGCCAAGATCCTGGAGGCATTTGAAGCGGCGGAGTTGGAAGATGACCCGAACGTGATCAACGCATTGCTGACGTTTGTGATCGTCGGAGGCGGTCCAACGGGTTGCGAGCTCGCCGGGGCACTCGCCGAAGTCGCCCATCGAACTTTGAAGCATGAGTTTCGGAAAATCGATCCCGCACAAGCGAAAGTCATGCTGGTTGAACCCTCCGCGGCTCCGTTGCATTTTTATCCCAGCCCATTGCCGACAAAAGCTGCCGAAGCACTTAGTGGACTTGGGGTCGACGTCGTCACTGGTTACCACGTCACTGACGTTGACGACTGTAGCGTGACGTTGAAGGCATCCCACGACGCATCGACTCGAACGATTCAGACACGGACGGTGATTTGGGCAGCGGGAGTCAAGGCCTCGCCACTGGGTGAACAACTCTGTCAGCAAGCGGAATTGTCGCCTGCCCGTGGCGGGCGTGTTCCGGTTCAATCCGACTGTAGCATCGAAGGAAATGAACGCGTGTTTGTTTGCGGCGACTTGGCAAAGTTTGATGACCCCGAGAAAGGTGACTTGCCAGGACTTGCTCCGGTCGCAAGTCAAATGGGACGCCACGCCGCTAAGTGCGTTCAGGCGGATCTTAAAGGGAAACCTCGAAAGCCATTCCGTTACTTCGACAAAGGAAGCTTGGCGGTAATCGGCCGCTTGCATGCGGTCGGCAGCATTGGGCGATTCAAATTGCACGGGTTCGTTGCCTGGTCCATTTGGCTGATGATACACCTGATGTACATCACCCGCTTTCGAAATCGCGTGTTGGTTTTGGTTCAATGGGGATGGGCGTTTTTCACTCGCGATAGATCAGCGAGATTGATCACGGGACCAAGTCGAATCCATTCTCAAACGTCTCCTTCGGAGCAAGCCCGTTCGGCGTGA
- the hemC gene encoding hydroxymethylbilane synthase translates to MPKPDQSSLSSPQPATSERRVLRIATRESPLAMWQAEHVAGLLAELTERPIIVPMVSSGDVDMRPIDGKRSVGVFTKRIQQGLIDDEGDVAVHSMKDLPTEPHPDLIMVASPDRETVADCLVSPTGLKLDELRQTARVGTGSRRRAAQLKRLRPDLDVQSIRGNVQTRLQKMRDGEFDAIVLAAAGIERLEMHDLPRVELPLEMMLPAPGQGALAIEVRRNDSWASQIVSQINQPRSHACTLAERTMLADLHGGCLAPIAALATIDRSDKLTLKARVLSLDGKVCLEQSASCAIELDSSDWFDSAQELGKRVSETLIEQGARELIEAAR, encoded by the coding sequence TTGCCAAAGCCGGACCAATCGTCATTATCGTCACCTCAGCCCGCAACGTCTGAGCGTCGAGTTTTACGAATCGCGACCCGTGAAAGTCCACTCGCGATGTGGCAAGCCGAACACGTCGCCGGCCTTCTGGCCGAATTGACCGAACGGCCGATAATCGTGCCGATGGTCAGCAGCGGGGATGTCGATATGCGTCCGATCGATGGCAAACGGTCTGTCGGCGTGTTTACCAAACGCATCCAGCAAGGATTGATCGACGACGAGGGTGATGTTGCCGTCCATTCGATGAAAGACCTGCCGACGGAACCTCATCCTGATTTGATCATGGTCGCATCACCCGACCGGGAGACGGTCGCGGATTGCCTTGTCTCGCCGACCGGATTAAAACTCGACGAACTGCGCCAAACGGCACGCGTCGGTACGGGAAGCCGTCGTCGCGCCGCCCAACTCAAGCGTCTCCGTCCCGATTTGGATGTCCAGTCGATCCGTGGGAACGTCCAGACACGCTTGCAAAAAATGCGGGACGGTGAGTTCGACGCGATTGTCTTGGCCGCCGCGGGGATCGAACGTTTGGAGATGCATGATCTTCCACGGGTCGAACTGCCACTTGAGATGATGTTGCCAGCCCCCGGTCAAGGTGCGCTAGCGATCGAAGTGCGAAGAAATGATTCCTGGGCCAGTCAGATTGTTTCGCAAATCAATCAACCACGTTCACACGCCTGCACGCTCGCCGAACGAACGATGCTTGCCGATCTGCACGGCGGTTGCTTGGCACCAATCGCCGCGTTGGCGACGATCGACCGATCGGACAAACTGACACTCAAAGCGCGTGTGCTTTCGTTGGACGGAAAAGTTTGCCTGGAACAGTCAGCAAGCTGCGCGATTGAATTGGATAGCAGCGATTGGTTCGATTCGGCGCAGGAACTGGGCAAGCGAGTCAGCGAAACACTGATCGAACAGGGGGCGCGGGAATTGATCGAAGCGGCCCGCTAG
- a CDS encoding VanZ family protein, giving the protein MDPMDGGERVENNTRNYHSVASLEKVVTWTGCVILLVVLALLIPIPFTGRSASALGDLVHAPLFGSLALVWIAVWQRLWPTTTAQHWRPLGILAWRSMTVWVCLSGFGVAMEFAQDVMGRSMSRHDAISNSLGAAAALVAYTGWCCFRQQQRSLALFCLAVAMTAVGFSWAAPVRILLDGAAIYTQFPQLASFESDVELTRWYCRDCELRRSRSRVTEGRFSGEIDFAATDFPAITLIDFAGDWSGYQSFTADVYLAKPDDSAQPVLMVVKLIDVHGESGNYQREVHLTPGVRQTVDISPAAFDSMAKQGINLKQLRFVDIGIVAPKQPTRLWIDNVRLLPR; this is encoded by the coding sequence ATGGACCCGATGGATGGCGGCGAACGAGTAGAGAACAACACGCGAAATTACCATTCGGTCGCCTCGCTGGAAAAAGTCGTGACCTGGACCGGATGCGTGATTCTGTTGGTTGTCCTGGCGCTATTGATTCCGATCCCGTTCACCGGCCGTTCGGCGAGCGCATTGGGAGACCTCGTTCACGCACCGTTGTTCGGATCGTTAGCCCTTGTTTGGATTGCCGTTTGGCAACGGCTTTGGCCGACCACGACCGCACAGCACTGGCGGCCCTTGGGTATCCTCGCTTGGCGTAGCATGACTGTCTGGGTGTGCCTAAGCGGATTCGGCGTGGCGATGGAATTCGCCCAAGACGTGATGGGACGCAGCATGTCACGGCACGATGCGATCTCCAATTCACTGGGGGCGGCGGCGGCTTTGGTCGCGTATACGGGCTGGTGCTGCTTTCGACAACAGCAACGTTCACTCGCACTGTTCTGTTTGGCAGTCGCCATGACCGCGGTGGGCTTTTCCTGGGCCGCACCTGTTCGCATTCTGCTCGACGGAGCAGCGATTTACACGCAATTCCCACAACTGGCTTCTTTCGAGTCCGACGTCGAACTCACACGCTGGTACTGCCGAGATTGCGAACTGCGGCGTTCCCGATCGCGGGTGACCGAAGGACGATTTAGCGGCGAGATCGATTTCGCGGCGACGGACTTTCCGGCGATCACCCTGATCGATTTCGCCGGTGACTGGAGTGGCTACCAATCGTTCACTGCCGATGTCTACTTAGCCAAACCAGATGACAGCGCGCAGCCCGTGCTGATGGTTGTCAAGCTGATCGACGTCCATGGAGAAAGCGGCAATTATCAACGCGAAGTACACCTAACGCCTGGCGTCCGACAAACGGTGGACATCTCTCCTGCGGCGTTCGACTCGATGGCAAAACAAGGAATCAATTTGAAACAGCTTCGTTTCGTCGACATCGGCATCGTCGCTCCGAAGCAGCCAACGCGTCTATGGATCGACAACGTTCGCTTGCTTCCGCGATGA
- a CDS encoding site-2 protease family protein, with product MNGSYRLGKFAEIDVYVHWTFLLLLAWVGGSAVWGGATLAAAIANIVLVICVFACVLAHEYGHALAARFYGIPTHDITLLPIGGVARLREIPERPREELVVAIAGPAVNVVIAGALAIVLAVLGSPLIPAAILEGAGGFVPFLQSLMVINVMLVAFNLIPAFPMDGGRMLRAALAMKLNRIRATDIAASVGQVLAFGLGFLGLFGNPFLILIAVFVFFGARAEAQHVRSTTLVRDLPVRAAMIAHMQTAQGDDHLLHLRDLLLDGSQQDFPVLDEHGQVIGLIYRSDIVSGLQRGMLHACVHTMMRPAEDVAAAPSDSLRSAMVRLQESDVPALLVINDGRLVGLLTRENIAELLIFRETDPEFVPPVTFQRDYVTH from the coding sequence ATGAATGGTTCATATCGCCTGGGGAAATTTGCCGAAATCGACGTGTATGTCCACTGGACATTCCTGTTGTTGCTCGCCTGGGTCGGCGGCTCAGCGGTCTGGGGTGGTGCAACGCTGGCGGCCGCAATCGCTAATATCGTGCTGGTCATTTGCGTCTTCGCGTGCGTGCTCGCACACGAATACGGCCATGCGCTAGCGGCGCGTTTTTATGGGATTCCGACGCATGACATCACACTGCTTCCGATTGGTGGTGTCGCCCGACTTCGCGAAATTCCCGAACGCCCACGCGAAGAGTTGGTGGTCGCCATTGCCGGTCCGGCTGTCAATGTCGTTATCGCAGGTGCGCTCGCTATTGTCCTCGCGGTCTTGGGCAGCCCGCTGATCCCCGCCGCCATTCTTGAAGGGGCGGGCGGCTTTGTGCCGTTCTTACAAAGCTTGATGGTGATCAACGTGATGTTGGTCGCGTTCAACTTGATACCCGCATTTCCGATGGATGGCGGTAGGATGCTTCGTGCTGCCCTGGCGATGAAGCTAAACCGGATTCGGGCGACAGATATCGCCGCGAGCGTCGGCCAAGTCCTGGCGTTTGGCTTGGGATTCTTAGGGCTATTCGGAAATCCCTTTCTTATCTTGATCGCGGTCTTTGTATTCTTCGGTGCTCGCGCCGAAGCCCAGCACGTGCGGTCGACCACTTTAGTTCGAGACCTTCCCGTTCGGGCAGCGATGATTGCACACATGCAGACAGCCCAGGGCGACGATCATTTGTTGCACCTGCGTGATTTGTTGCTCGATGGTTCGCAACAGGATTTCCCGGTGCTCGACGAGCACGGTCAAGTGATCGGATTGATTTACCGCAGCGACATTGTTTCAGGTCTTCAAAGAGGGATGTTGCATGCCTGCGTTCACACCATGATGCGGCCGGCCGAAGATGTGGCTGCCGCTCCTTCAGACTCATTGAGATCTGCGATGGTTCGTCTGCAGGAATCGGATGTCCCCGCCTTGTTGGTGATTAACGACGGGCGACTCGTAGGGCTACTAACCCGGGAAAACATCGCAGAGCTTTTGATCTTTCGTGAAACCGATCCCGAATTCGTTCCCCCGGTCACTTTTCAGCGGGACTACGTGACCCACTGA
- a CDS encoding protein kinase domain-containing protein produces the protein MSPESSQPASDDDAIEDRPASDSSALWRLSSEDLPESAMLPDGATREFDDAADSIASLSVMESGSAPQHQAKGANASSKHTPNPDLPEQIGDYRIKKLIGAGGMGQVYLAEHVRMQRLVAVKMLRGDRIRDSASVERFYDEVRAASRVMHPNVVTAFDAGEHESIHYLVMEYVEGMTLTRFVSKNGPLTPGMAAAMIRQAALGLLHAHRTGIVHRDVKPGNLIRANDGTIKLLDLGLAQISNVLWSDDGREIGRIQDPGSFHKRKGKLVGTLAYMSPEQLERPDEVDPRSDIYSLGAVMYFLLIGKPPYQGEYLDQVYGHRHGDVPDLMQLRDDVDLGFANILRRMMAKKLSERYGSLDEVIEDLANYAEESHSPAWLSEFVQRQSSIDASTLSGSSTAIANLPIFGMDLGMTYIATAEAIPGMGIHNLSAGADGQPLYRLSIANGDYGILYDVDANQTRMAMPRRVVHCLPMYIGKDVVEREVAGRKCPPEVLIAMSIRRAIANSYPNDDLPKLTAVSVPASYDQFHRRSIKQACRLAGLDSVRLVDRNLAAVQSLLSAVDMGVSDEDPPLDLNAKETILFVGLSGQATEVALIDRDGTQLRQLATAGHWHNGMLTWQHRLVELASEAFRNQHGFDPRRKSITASRLQMSCERALQSLLLLPDVNVSIEFEEQLYSISVSRDRWLEHCSDLIHGIRQDMHQVCKASGVHPKKIDTAVTLGSLLKIVPLRKRLFNRLPNEMPVRVTDRSDIARGAAASLEAELPQRTQVLVPPKSVAGQSIGIVIEDSNRRRRILPIIKRGERLPARTNRKLSIAKERESMTLSVVESSGIRSESWHSLGRYTFEVERQADGQVKRTWMVAFELNVDGLLTVRAQTPGSPNSKRLTVIPEPTLPLKDETEWTRWMAANE, from the coding sequence TTGTCCCCCGAATCATCCCAACCAGCCTCCGACGACGACGCGATTGAAGATCGACCGGCGAGCGATTCGTCGGCGCTGTGGCGACTCTCTTCGGAAGACTTACCCGAATCGGCGATGTTGCCTGACGGAGCGACCCGGGAGTTCGATGACGCTGCCGATTCGATCGCTTCGCTTTCGGTGATGGAATCGGGCTCAGCCCCACAACACCAGGCAAAGGGTGCAAACGCGAGCAGCAAGCACACGCCGAATCCGGATCTACCGGAACAAATCGGTGACTATCGCATTAAGAAATTGATCGGCGCCGGCGGTATGGGCCAAGTTTATCTTGCCGAACACGTCCGCATGCAACGACTGGTCGCGGTCAAAATGCTGCGTGGCGATCGGATCCGTGATTCGGCATCGGTTGAGCGATTTTATGACGAGGTCCGTGCCGCTTCGCGTGTGATGCATCCCAACGTCGTCACGGCGTTTGACGCCGGAGAGCATGAATCGATTCATTACCTTGTGATGGAATACGTCGAAGGGATGACGTTGACTCGGTTTGTTTCCAAAAACGGACCGCTCACCCCCGGCATGGCCGCCGCGATGATCCGTCAAGCCGCACTCGGACTACTGCATGCTCATCGAACCGGCATCGTTCACCGAGATGTCAAACCCGGCAACCTGATCCGCGCCAACGACGGCACGATCAAGCTGCTTGACCTGGGACTGGCTCAAATAAGTAATGTCCTGTGGTCCGACGACGGCCGTGAAATCGGCCGCATTCAAGATCCCGGATCGTTCCACAAACGCAAAGGCAAGCTCGTTGGGACATTGGCCTACATGTCTCCCGAACAGCTCGAACGTCCCGACGAGGTTGACCCACGAAGCGACATTTATTCGCTCGGCGCGGTGATGTATTTCTTGCTGATCGGTAAACCACCTTATCAAGGCGAATACCTCGATCAAGTCTACGGACATCGCCACGGTGACGTGCCTGACCTGATGCAGTTGCGCGACGATGTGGACCTTGGGTTTGCCAACATCTTGCGGCGAATGATGGCGAAAAAGTTAAGCGAACGTTACGGTTCGCTTGACGAAGTGATCGAAGACCTCGCCAACTATGCCGAAGAATCGCACAGCCCAGCGTGGCTTTCTGAATTCGTCCAGCGTCAATCTTCCATCGATGCGTCAACGCTTTCGGGGAGCTCAACGGCGATCGCGAATCTGCCGATCTTCGGGATGGATCTTGGCATGACCTACATCGCAACTGCCGAAGCGATCCCGGGAATGGGAATCCATAACTTGAGCGCCGGGGCGGACGGGCAACCGCTCTATCGACTTTCGATTGCCAACGGCGATTACGGCATTCTCTATGACGTTGATGCCAATCAAACACGAATGGCAATGCCTCGTCGCGTGGTGCATTGTTTGCCTATGTACATCGGCAAAGACGTTGTCGAGCGCGAGGTCGCCGGCAGGAAATGCCCACCGGAAGTCTTGATCGCGATGTCGATTCGCCGCGCGATTGCCAATAGCTATCCCAACGATGATCTACCGAAATTAACCGCGGTCAGTGTCCCCGCAAGCTACGACCAGTTTCACCGACGCAGTATCAAACAAGCCTGTCGTTTGGCGGGACTAGACTCTGTCCGCCTCGTCGATCGAAATCTAGCCGCCGTGCAATCGTTGCTTTCCGCGGTCGACATGGGGGTTTCCGATGAAGACCCGCCGCTAGATCTGAATGCCAAAGAAACAATTCTATTCGTCGGACTGTCGGGGCAGGCGACCGAAGTGGCTTTGATCGACCGCGACGGAACTCAATTGCGTCAGCTTGCCACCGCGGGGCACTGGCACAACGGAATGCTCACCTGGCAACACCGGTTGGTTGAGTTAGCATCCGAAGCTTTTCGCAATCAACACGGCTTTGATCCACGACGAAAATCGATTACTGCGTCGCGATTGCAGATGTCGTGTGAACGCGCGCTCCAGTCACTGTTGTTGCTTCCTGACGTGAATGTCAGTATCGAATTTGAAGAACAGCTTTACTCAATCTCTGTATCTCGGGATCGATGGCTCGAACACTGCTCGGATCTCATTCACGGGATCAGACAAGACATGCACCAGGTTTGTAAAGCGTCCGGAGTTCATCCCAAGAAAATTGACACGGCCGTTACCCTGGGGTCGCTTTTGAAAATCGTCCCGCTTCGCAAGCGACTGTTTAACCGATTGCCAAACGAGATGCCGGTTCGTGTCACCGATCGTAGTGACATCGCTCGCGGTGCGGCGGCAAGCCTGGAAGCCGAGTTACCGCAACGAACGCAAGTGCTTGTGCCGCCGAAATCAGTCGCGGGTCAATCGATCGGGATCGTCATCGAAGATTCCAATCGTCGACGCAGGATTTTGCCGATTATCAAGCGAGGCGAACGACTACCGGCACGAACAAACCGGAAACTTTCGATCGCCAAAGAACGCGAATCGATGACGTTGTCGGTGGTGGAATCGTCAGGAATCCGTTCTGAAAGTTGGCATTCACTCGGACGTTACACTTTCGAAGTCGAGCGACAAGCTGACGGTCAAGTCAAACGGACCTGGATGGTTGCTTTTGAGCTAAACGTGGATGGGTTACTGACCGTCCGCGCTCAAACCCCCGGTTCACCCAACAGTAAACGTTTGACCGTGATCCCCGAACCGACACTACCGTTGAAAGACGAAACGGAATGGACCCGATGGATGGCGGCGAACGAGTAG
- a CDS encoding sugar phosphate isomerase/epimerase family protein has protein sequence MPQQTSTSRRQFISSAAFSSTAMIAGAGGLASTQSSLDAAEAFARKGGPRFQIGLAAYSLRNYFSFMKGKEKKPADLEKAIDMIGFLDYCVAQGFQAAELTSYFFKPDADDAYFLELKRQAFLKGVTISGTAIGNNFTRGAGDKLDQEIDSAIKWIDHAAVLGAPHIRFFAGTGKELDEHPERFDEAVEAMKRCADHAAKRGVFLGIENHGNLRAEQLLSLIEAIDHPWVGINLDTGNFFTDDPYGDLQRCVPYAVNVQVKVSMRRPDRSKYPADLTRVGKILKDAGYQGFVVLEYEDEAPYENIPDAHRKLREALV, from the coding sequence ATGCCTCAACAAACTTCCACGTCGCGTCGTCAGTTCATTTCCTCCGCAGCCTTTTCGTCAACAGCGATGATTGCCGGAGCCGGCGGACTCGCTTCGACGCAGTCTTCACTCGATGCGGCCGAAGCGTTCGCACGAAAGGGAGGTCCGCGATTTCAAATCGGATTGGCGGCCTATTCGCTGCGCAATTACTTTTCGTTCATGAAGGGCAAGGAGAAGAAGCCGGCTGATTTGGAAAAGGCGATCGACATGATTGGATTCCTCGACTATTGCGTCGCTCAGGGTTTCCAAGCGGCCGAGCTGACCAGCTACTTCTTTAAGCCTGATGCCGACGACGCTTACTTTTTGGAACTCAAGCGACAAGCATTTCTCAAGGGCGTCACGATTTCAGGGACCGCAATTGGAAACAACTTCACCCGCGGGGCTGGCGACAAGCTGGACCAAGAAATCGATTCGGCTATCAAGTGGATCGATCACGCGGCGGTGTTGGGGGCTCCTCATATTCGCTTTTTCGCGGGAACAGGCAAGGAACTTGACGAGCACCCAGAGCGATTTGATGAAGCCGTCGAGGCGATGAAACGCTGTGCCGATCATGCCGCTAAACGAGGTGTCTTTTTGGGAATCGAAAATCACGGTAATCTTCGTGCCGAGCAATTGCTTTCGCTAATCGAGGCGATTGACCACCCGTGGGTCGGTATCAATCTCGATACCGGCAACTTCTTTACGGACGATCCCTACGGCGATCTTCAGCGGTGTGTTCCGTATGCGGTCAACGTCCAGGTGAAAGTCAGCATGCGGCGTCCCGATCGCTCGAAATACCCGGCGGATCTGACGCGGGTCGGAAAAATCCTCAAGGACGCGGGCTACCAAGGGTTTGTCGTCTTGGAATACGAAGACGAGGCTCCGTACGAAAACATTCCCGACGCCCACCGAAAGCTTCGCGAGGCACTCGTGTAG
- a CDS encoding WYL domain-containing protein, producing the protein MKEILRRAMIDSETFVVELEYADAKGNRTRRVVSPIRFVGNDRVLALCLCREEPRQFYLSRCSNLRLIPAAEVIMPVPMQPVEAVAAVAASSASTGMQACLA; encoded by the coding sequence ATGAAAGAAATTCTACGACGAGCAATGATCGACTCGGAAACATTTGTAGTCGAACTTGAGTATGCCGATGCGAAAGGCAATCGGACGCGCCGGGTCGTCAGCCCGATTCGTTTTGTCGGAAACGACCGTGTGTTGGCGTTGTGCCTCTGCCGCGAAGAGCCGCGTCAGTTCTATCTGTCGCGTTGTTCAAACTTGCGATTAATTCCTGCCGCCGAAGTCATCATGCCTGTTCCGATGCAGCCGGTCGAAGCGGTTGCGGCGGTGGCGGCATCATCAGCGTCGACGGGAATGCAGGCCTGTTTGGCGTAA